In Aegilops tauschii subsp. strangulata cultivar AL8/78 chromosome 3, Aet v6.0, whole genome shotgun sequence, one genomic interval encodes:
- the LOC120976987 gene encoding polygalacturonase inhibitor-like has protein sequence MRMHSHALFVLLLCSLLVGAATAEPSRELTYKDCHPDDKAVLLAFPDSWSSSWAPDTLCCDWFAVACDRSTGRVVGFSVFQDPSFTGTIPSTIAGLTHLEDLFLHHLPGLSGPIPPAIGKLANLSRLEISWTGVSGPVPSSLGKLKKLTQLDLSFNSLSGAIPVSLRTIPGITLSRNRLSGAIPQMFLSESAGQDVYLDVSHNNLTGAIPAAFAAVNFTHLDLSRNGLTGDASGLFGRGKELQYIDLSRNAFDFDLSGVVVLPEKLFHLDLSHNAIHGSIPAQVVDVANLLAFNVSYNRLCGPVPTGRNMARFDLYNFQHNKCLCGAPLPPCKK, from the coding sequence ATGAGGATGCACTCACACGCTTTGttcgtcctcctcctctgctctctcctcGTCGGCGCGGCAACCGCCGAGCCCTCTCGGGAGCTTACTTACAAGGATTGCCACCCTGACGACAAGGCGGTGCTGCTCGCCTTCCCGGACTCCTGGTCCTCGTCATGGGCGCCCGACACACTCTGCTGCGACTGGTTCGCCGTCGCCTGCGACCGCTCCACCGGCCGCGTCGTGGGCTTCTCCGTCTTCCAGGACCCCAGCTTCACGGGCACCATCCCCAGCACCATTGCCGGTCTCACCCACCTGGAGGACCTCTTCCTGCACCACCTCCCGGGGCTGTCGGGCCCCATACCGCCGGCGATAGGCAAGCTCGCCAACCTCTCCAGGCTCGAAATCTCATGGACGGGGGTGTCTGGCCCCGTGCCGTCCTCCCTGGGCAAGCTCAAGAAGCTCACCCAGCTCGACCTCTCCTTCAACTCGCTCAGCGGCGCCATCCCGGTGTCGCTGAGGACCATCCCCGGCATCACCCTCAGCCGCAACCGCCTCAGCGGCGCCATCCCCCAGATGTTCCTCAGCGAGTCCGCGGGCCAGGACGTCTACCTCGACGTGTCGCACAACAACCTCACCGGTGCCATCCCGGCCGCGTTCGCCGCCGTGAACTTCACGCACCTCGACCTCTCGCGCAATGGCCTGACCGGCGACGCGTCGGGCCTCTTCGGGCGCGGCAAGGAGCTGCAGTACATCGACCTGTCCCGCAACGCCTTCGATTTCGACCTGTCAGGCGTGGTGGTGCTCCCGGAGAAGCTCTTCCACCTGGACCTGAGCCACAATGCCATCCATGGCAGCATCCCGGCGCAGGTCGTGGACGTGGCCAACCTGCTGGCCTTCAACGTCAGCTACAATAGGCTCTGCGGCCCCGTGCCGACCGGCAGGAACATGGCGAGGTTCGATCTCTACAACTTCCAGCACAACAAATGCCTCTGCGGTGCTCCCCTCCCTCCGTGCAAGAAATGA
- the LOC109768179 gene encoding polygalacturonase inhibitor encodes MHHGAHRDAGCSTPKWTQITSKPHTADKMRMHSHALLVVLLCSLLAGAGNAEPSPDPTYKDCHPGDKAALLAFKAALGEPYHLSGWTSDSPCCDWNGVTCDHFTGRVVSLAVFQDANITGTIPSALAGLPHLQDLTLRHLPLLSGPIPPAIGKLSNLSSLRISWTAVSGPVPSFLGSLKKLTFLELSFNSLTGAIPASLGTIPNLSGINLSRNRLTGAIPMFLSKSADQVYLWLSHNNLTGPLPAGFAAVNFAHLDLSRNDLTGDASGLFGRGKELQYIDLSRNDFDFDLSGVVLPEQLYFVDVSHNAIHGSIPAQVANLSNLQFFNVSYNKLCGPVPTGGNMARLNLYNFQHNKCLCSAPLPPCKK; translated from the coding sequence ATGCACCATGGGGCACACAGAGACGCTGGGTGCAGCACACCGAAGTGGACTCAAATCACATCAAAGCCACACACAGCCGACAAGATGAGGATGCACTCACACGCCTTGCTCGTCgtcctcctctgctctctcctcGCCGGCGCGGGCAACGCCGAGCCCTCTCCAGACCCGACCTACAAGGACTGCCACCCGGGCGACAAGGCGGCGCTGCTCGCCTTCAAGGCCGCCCTCGGGGAGCCCTACCACTTGTCGGGGTGGACATCCGACAGCCCCTGCTGCGACTGGAACGGCGTCACCTGCGACCACTTCACCGGCCGCGTCGTCAGCCTCGCCGTCTTCCAGGACGCCAACATCACGGGCACCATCCCCAGCGCCCTCGCCGGCCTCCCTCACCTGCAGGACCTCACCTTGCGCCACCTCCCATTGCTGTCGGGCCCTATACCGCCGGCGATCGGCAAGCTCTCCAACCTCTCGAGCCTCCGCATATCCTGGACGGCCGTGTCGGGCCCCGTCCCGTCCTTCCTGGGCTCGCTCAAGAAGCTCACCTTCCTCGAGCTCTCCTTCAACTCGCTCACCGGCGCCATCCCGGCGTCGCTGGGGACCATCCCCAACCTGTCCGGCATCAACCTCAGCCGCAACCGCCTCACCGGCGCCATCCCGATGTTCCTCAGCAAGTCTGCGGACCAGGTCTACCTCTGGCTGTCGCACAACAACCTCACGGGGCCCCTCCCGGCCGGGTTCGCCGCCGTGAACTTCGCGCACCTCGACCTGTCGCGGAACGACCTGACCGGCGACGCGTCGGGCCTCTTCGGCCGCGGGAAGGAGTTGCAGTACATCGACCTGTCCCGCAACGACTTTGATTTCGACCTATCGGGCGTGGTGCTCCCGGAGCAGCTCTACTTCGTCGACGTGAGCCACAATGCCATCCATGGTAGCATCCCGGCGCAGGTCGCCAACTTGTCCAACCTGCAGTTCTTCAACGTCAGCTACAACAAGCTCTGCGGCCCCGTGCCGACCGGCGGTAACATGGCGAGGTTAAATCTCTACAACTTCCAGCACAACAAGTGCCTCTGCAGTGCTCCCCTCCCTCCATGCAAGAAATAG